A region of Bacillota bacterium DNA encodes the following proteins:
- the galT gene encoding galactose-1-phosphate uridylyltransferase — MPELRRDPASRSWVIIATERSRRPSDFRVPRDERKSGVCPFCYGNEHMTPPEVLALGRDADCPNDKGWSVRVVPNKFPALTLDSPDAGGRAASERGSGDGPHDPGELFQRLPAIGVHEVLIESPNHDSTFGTHSQSQMEDILEALVARARALSRDRRLSYLQIFKNWGRVAGASLEHTHCQLIATPIVPAVIEEELATAREHYDRTGECLYCAIVKAEAAEGVRVVERSDRFLVFCPYAARFPFETWIVPLAHSARFEDIEVAELADLARTLRCTIRRFELGFETFPYNLIWHTSPWTGDFGAYYHWHLELVPRLATLAGFELGTGYYINPTAPEDAAMSLRECDLENAGAGARATETTAARPEDETRGTALRGVEEGALEK; from the coding sequence ATGCCAGAGCTGAGACGGGATCCCGCTTCCCGCTCGTGGGTGATCATTGCTACCGAGCGGAGCCGGCGTCCTTCGGATTTCCGGGTTCCTCGAGACGAGCGAAAGAGCGGGGTATGCCCCTTTTGTTATGGCAACGAACACATGACTCCCCCGGAAGTCCTGGCGCTCGGGAGAGATGCCGACTGCCCGAACGACAAGGGGTGGTCGGTGCGGGTGGTTCCCAACAAGTTCCCCGCGCTTACCCTCGATTCCCCGGATGCCGGAGGCCGAGCCGCTTCCGAGCGAGGAAGCGGTGACGGGCCGCACGATCCCGGCGAGCTGTTTCAGCGCTTGCCAGCGATCGGGGTTCACGAGGTCCTCATCGAATCGCCGAACCACGACTCAACCTTCGGCACGCATTCCCAAAGCCAGATGGAAGACATCCTCGAGGCCTTGGTCGCGAGGGCCAGGGCCCTTTCGCGTGACCGTAGACTGAGCTACCTCCAGATCTTCAAGAACTGGGGAAGGGTTGCTGGTGCATCCCTTGAGCACACTCACTGTCAGCTCATCGCCACGCCCATTGTTCCAGCGGTTATCGAGGAAGAACTCGCCACTGCTCGGGAGCACTACGATAGAACCGGGGAGTGCCTGTACTGCGCCATTGTCAAAGCCGAGGCGGCGGAGGGCGTCCGGGTGGTGGAGCGATCCGACCGATTCCTGGTCTTTTGCCCTTATGCTGCGAGGTTCCCATTTGAAACGTGGATCGTGCCCCTAGCGCACAGCGCTAGGTTCGAGGACATCGAGGTGGCGGAGCTCGCGGACCTGGCGAGGACGTTGCGCTGCACCATAAGAAGGTTCGAGCTTGGATTCGAGACCTTTCCTTACAATCTCATATGGCACACCAGCCCATGGACGGGTGATTTCGGAGCATACTATCACTGGCACCTTGAGCTCGTTCCGCGCCTGGCGACCCTGGCGGGCTTCGAGCTCGGCACGGGATACTACATAAATCCCACGGCCCCCGAGGATGCCGCCATGTCGCTTCGGGAATGCGACCTTGAAAACGCGGGCGCGGGTGCGCGCGCGACGGAGACTACGGCTGCGCGCCCTGAGGATGAGACCCGGGGAACGGCTTTGCGGGGCGTGGAGGAAGGGGCACTGGAGAAGTGA
- a CDS encoding DUF1657 domain-containing protein, with product MTVGQKVHQCLAQLESVAADFRSFALDTQDQNAQKLYAQLSETLQNQVINPLKSRVNYIEAQEPQYKVYQQAMQQGQQPQPKQPEQQH from the coding sequence GTGACCGTAGGTCAGAAGGTTCATCAATGTCTTGCCCAGCTGGAAAGCGTAGCCGCGGACTTTCGAAGCTTTGCCCTGGATACGCAGGACCAAAACGCGCAGAAGCTGTATGCGCAGCTCTCCGAAACCCTGCAGAATCAGGTGATAAACCCCCTGAAGTCCCGCGTCAACTACATCGAGGCTCAGGAGCCTCAGTACAAAGTGTACCAGCAGGCGATGCAGCAGGGTCAACAGCCCCAGCCGAAACAGCCGGAGCAACAGCACTGA
- a CDS encoding 6-phospho-beta-glucosidase: MAPAQGASRRSSDGLKLAIIGGGSSYTPELIDGIIRRANELPVRHIALVDIAEGASKLQVIASLARRMIGRAGLDIEVSAGFDRTAALSGADFVITQFRVGGLAARAQDERIPLKYGIIGQETTGPGGFASALRTIPVALDIARDVERVAPGAYLINFTNPSGIVTEALTRYSGVRCIGLCNVPISMQRMIAAALGADPLRVKVEFVGLNHLSWARKVTVDGVDVTRDLLSHELVRREFDLPSAVGATGAADAADAAHATNEAEAGGVSRDGGLLRSDKAEEEGDGSVASGLGLLRALGMIPSYYLRYYYFHRALVEEETRRVEEGRGTRADEVMAIEERLFKRYADPSLSEKPVELSERGGAWYSEAALACISAIFNDKDEVHVLNVPAKGAVPDLPADAVVEMNCVVNASGAHPVAQGPLPESIRGLVQHVKAYERLTVEAAVKADRDIAYLALLSHPLVPGADTARALLEDILRANAEYLPGFAVSPRST; this comes from the coding sequence ATGGCACCGGCACAGGGCGCGTCGAGGCGGAGTTCGGACGGTCTTAAGCTGGCGATCATCGGCGGGGGCTCGAGCTACACGCCCGAACTCATAGACGGAATCATTCGAAGGGCGAATGAGCTCCCGGTGAGGCATATCGCCCTGGTGGACATCGCTGAAGGCGCCAGCAAACTGCAAGTCATCGCCAGCCTCGCCAGGCGCATGATCGGGCGGGCTGGCCTCGACATTGAGGTGAGTGCGGGTTTTGATAGGACGGCCGCGCTCTCGGGCGCCGACTTCGTGATAACGCAGTTCCGCGTGGGCGGGCTTGCCGCCCGCGCCCAGGACGAGCGGATCCCGCTCAAATACGGCATCATCGGGCAGGAGACAACCGGGCCAGGCGGGTTCGCGAGCGCGCTTCGAACGATCCCAGTCGCTCTCGACATCGCCCGGGATGTGGAGCGCGTTGCGCCGGGCGCGTACCTCATCAATTTCACGAACCCCTCCGGCATCGTCACGGAGGCCCTGACCCGGTACTCGGGCGTGCGGTGCATCGGGCTGTGTAACGTCCCCATCAGTATGCAAAGGATGATCGCGGCAGCGCTGGGTGCGGACCCTCTCCGCGTAAAGGTGGAGTTCGTGGGCCTCAACCACTTGAGCTGGGCGCGCAAGGTAACTGTAGACGGGGTAGACGTCACGCGTGATCTTCTTTCCCATGAACTCGTGAGGCGCGAGTTCGATCTACCGAGCGCTGTGGGCGCCACGGGCGCTGCGGATGCCGCGGACGCAGCGCACGCCACGAACGAAGCGGAAGCCGGGGGCGTCAGCCGCGACGGCGGGCTTCTTCGCTCCGACAAAGCCGAGGAAGAGGGCGACGGCTCGGTCGCAAGCGGTCTGGGCCTTCTCCGCGCGCTTGGCATGATTCCCTCGTACTATCTTAGGTACTACTATTTTCACCGGGCGCTCGTGGAGGAGGAGACGAGGCGAGTCGAGGAAGGGCGCGGCACCCGTGCGGATGAGGTCATGGCCATCGAGGAAAGGCTCTTCAAACGCTACGCTGACCCAAGCCTCTCTGAGAAGCCCGTTGAGCTTTCCGAAAGAGGAGGAGCGTGGTATTCCGAGGCTGCCCTCGCGTGCATCTCCGCCATTTTCAATGACAAGGACGAGGTTCACGTGTTGAACGTTCCGGCAAAGGGCGCGGTGCCCGATCTTCCGGCCGACGCTGTGGTCGAGATGAACTGCGTGGTCAACGCGTCGGGCGCGCATCCAGTGGCCCAGGGGCCGCTGCCTGAGTCCATCCGCGGGCTCGTTCAGCACGTGAAGGCATACGAGCGGCTGACCGTGGAGGCAGCAGTAAAGGCCGACCGCGACATCGCGTACCTCGCGCTCCTCTCGCACCCGCTTGTGCCTGGGGCAGACACGGCGCGGGCCCTCCTTGAGGACATTCTGAGGGCTAACGCCGAGTACCTGCCGGGCTTTGCCGTAAGCCCACGAAGCACGTGA
- a CDS encoding PIG-L family deacetylase, whose protein sequence is MDLKDFLSVPRLETARRVLCVQPHPDDNEIAAGGTIAWLADLGVDVVYLTVTDGCVGTQDASITPEELAATRRAEAERSARHLGVSDLLWLGYHDGDVPEERELTAAIMGVVRTVKPDIVLAPDPWLPYEGHRDHRLTGLAVAGACILSGFPHARSEPHAPPHGVSAVAFYCTTRANTWINVDKTWHRKIEAIKMHASQVSQSWTTLFMYVDMKAREVAKGRGCARAEAFKVIPTILLHFNVDTEGY, encoded by the coding sequence ATGGATCTCAAAGATTTCCTCAGCGTTCCGAGGCTCGAGACGGCGAGGCGCGTGCTGTGCGTCCAGCCGCACCCGGACGACAATGAGATCGCGGCGGGTGGCACTATCGCCTGGCTCGCCGACCTCGGCGTCGACGTCGTATACCTCACGGTCACGGACGGGTGCGTGGGCACGCAGGACGCAAGCATAACGCCGGAGGAGCTTGCGGCGACCCGCAGGGCCGAGGCCGAGCGATCCGCCCGGCACCTGGGAGTGTCGGACCTTCTATGGCTCGGGTACCACGACGGCGACGTCCCGGAAGAGCGCGAGCTTACCGCGGCCATCATGGGCGTGGTGCGGACGGTGAAGCCCGATATCGTGCTGGCGCCCGACCCCTGGCTTCCCTATGAGGGCCATAGGGACCACCGTCTCACGGGGCTCGCGGTGGCAGGCGCCTGCATACTCTCGGGCTTTCCCCACGCGAGATCGGAACCGCACGCGCCGCCCCACGGTGTCTCGGCAGTCGCTTTCTACTGCACAACGAGGGCAAACACCTGGATCAATGTGGACAAGACGTGGCACAGGAAGATTGAGGCCATAAAGATGCATGCCAGCCAAGTCTCTCAAAGCTGGACCACGCTCTTCATGTACGTGGACATGAAGGCACGAGAGGTCGCAAAAGGGCGTGGGTGCGCGAGGGCCGAGGCCTTCAAAGTGATTCCCACCATCCTCTTGCACTTCAACGTGGACACGGAGGGGTACTGA
- a CDS encoding serine hydrolase codes for MDAAEVEARLAAIAATAGGGVFGVAARSLHGPQEVLLNPDEPFNAASVIKIAIMVEVFRQAEEGLLDLETRVRLRDTDKVGGSGILRVLSPGVELPIIDLVRLMIVVSDNTASNILLDIVGMERVNETMRSLGFTEIVLRRKFMMVPVARPIPNTITPRDMTGLLEKIARCQVVSAWACGEMVRIMKEQQHNDLIPALLPVPRDEDQLLAGEMPRVEIAHKTGSVSGVRHDAGIVYVPGRDYVLTILSKDLSSPRDGEEAIRRISLELYRYFAGV; via the coding sequence GTGGACGCTGCGGAGGTCGAGGCGAGGCTCGCTGCTATTGCAGCAACGGCGGGCGGCGGTGTCTTCGGCGTAGCGGCGAGAAGCCTGCACGGCCCTCAGGAAGTGCTCCTGAATCCGGACGAACCCTTCAACGCCGCGAGCGTCATCAAGATCGCGATCATGGTGGAGGTCTTCAGGCAGGCCGAGGAAGGGCTTCTCGATCTCGAGACCCGCGTCAGGCTCCGAGACACCGACAAGGTCGGCGGGTCGGGCATCCTCCGGGTGCTTTCGCCCGGCGTGGAGCTTCCTATCATAGACCTGGTGCGCCTCATGATCGTGGTGAGCGACAACACGGCCTCGAACATTCTCCTAGATATCGTTGGGATGGAGCGCGTGAACGAGACCATGCGCTCCCTAGGGTTCACCGAGATCGTCCTTCGGCGCAAGTTCATGATGGTGCCGGTCGCGAGGCCCATCCCCAACACCATAACCCCGAGGGACATGACGGGTCTTTTGGAGAAGATCGCTCGCTGCCAGGTGGTTTCAGCCTGGGCGTGCGGAGAGATGGTCCGCATCATGAAGGAGCAGCAGCACAACGACCTCATTCCCGCGCTGCTGCCCGTGCCCAGGGACGAGGATCAGCTGCTCGCGGGGGAGATGCCGCGCGTCGAGATTGCCCACAAGACCGGGTCGGTGTCTGGGGTGCGGCACGACGCGGGGATAGTCTATGTCCCGGGGCGCGACTACGTGCTCACAATCCTGAGCAAGGACCTTTCCAGCCCGCGAGACGGTGAAGAGGCCATCCGGAGGATATCCCTGGAGCTGTACAGGTATTTCGCTGGCGTTTGA
- a CDS encoding TGS domain-containing protein produces MPANLTPQYLEAEQAFKEAKTIPEKIAALEEMLAVIPKHKGTEKLQADIKRRLAKLRDESERKAKTGRQDPFLVERHGAGQVALVGFPNSGKSALVGALTRAKVTVADYPFSTVLPVAGMMEFEDIWIQLVDMPPVTSGEMPPGMAGALRNADALLIVADASSDDCLDQLEDVLSLLGEKRILRDATELEAGARGHTLEDCMVVATKTDLPRAQDNLAIIREYLPPGLEMVPASVRSAESLEGLRRRVFELLGIIRIYTKVPGQPPDMGQPFVLKKGSTVLDMAAAVHRDFPSRLKSARIWGSARFDGQSVPRDYVLHDRDVVELHV; encoded by the coding sequence ATGCCCGCAAACCTCACACCGCAGTATCTCGAGGCCGAGCAGGCTTTCAAGGAAGCGAAGACCATCCCCGAGAAGATCGCCGCGCTCGAGGAGATGCTCGCCGTCATCCCGAAGCACAAAGGCACCGAGAAACTGCAGGCCGACATCAAGCGGCGCCTGGCAAAGCTGCGGGATGAAAGCGAGAGAAAGGCGAAGACCGGCCGCCAGGATCCGTTCCTTGTAGAGAGGCATGGCGCGGGCCAGGTCGCCCTCGTCGGTTTCCCCAACTCAGGCAAGTCGGCCCTGGTGGGTGCCCTGACGAGGGCGAAGGTGACGGTGGCCGATTATCCGTTCTCCACCGTTCTTCCCGTGGCAGGCATGATGGAATTCGAAGACATCTGGATACAGCTCGTGGACATGCCGCCAGTAACCTCCGGAGAGATGCCGCCGGGGATGGCGGGCGCCCTTCGCAACGCTGATGCACTGCTCATAGTGGCGGACGCTTCATCAGATGACTGCCTCGACCAGCTTGAAGACGTATTGAGCCTGCTTGGCGAAAAGAGGATCCTGCGCGATGCGACGGAGCTTGAGGCAGGCGCGAGAGGACACACCCTGGAGGACTGCATGGTAGTGGCCACCAAGACGGACTTGCCCCGCGCGCAGGATAACTTGGCGATCATCAGGGAGTACCTGCCGCCGGGCCTGGAGATGGTGCCGGCGTCGGTCAGGTCCGCGGAGAGCCTCGAAGGCCTCCGACGCAGGGTATTCGAGCTACTGGGGATCATCAGGATCTACACGAAGGTGCCGGGCCAGCCGCCGGACATGGGCCAGCCCTTCGTCTTGAAAAAGGGGAGCACCGTGTTGGACATGGCCGCGGCGGTTCACCGTGACTTTCCGTCCAGGCTGAAGAGCGCGAGGATATGGGGTTCAGCGAGGTTCGATGGGCAGTCCGTCCCGCGGGACTACGTTCTTCACGACCGGGATGTAGTTGAATTGCACGTGTGA
- the glgP gene encoding alpha-glucan family phosphorylase yields the protein MYRDSATQPPRVAYFCMEFGLHEELRIYAGGLGILAGDYLKSACDLSLPVVGVGILWRQGYTKQMIGEDGRPFDAYPCYSYEFLKDTRKRVTVKIRGRDVVCKIWLVDRYGNAPLYLLDTNVPENEDRWITGQLYGWFGEERVAQEMVLGIGGVRALRALGIDVDVYHFNDGHPVFAGIELIREKMSRGMSFDQALAATRREVVFTTHTPVREGNESHGHELLRYMGAYNGLSKEQMARIGGDPFNMTVAGLRLSRISNAVAELHCETANRMWQDVAERSPIVAVTNGVHPGTWQDEAVREAFESGGDLWAVHQRAKAALLEEIKARSGVSLKQENILVGFARRAAPYKRSDLIFRRPEVIDPYLRSGRLQLVFSGKGHPLDDVGKDIVANLVRMAKRYPESVVFVPDYDMKVGRLLTRGCDVWLNNPARPLEASGTSGMKAAMNGVLNLSVLDGWWPEACDHGRNGWQFGDGYEGPGQDDHDLDALYRVLLGEVLPTYYENRAKWVEMMKASIASTTERFSSHRMLEEYYARLYVPVAASKQVAASSEGR from the coding sequence ATGTACAGAGATAGCGCCACGCAGCCACCGAGGGTGGCGTACTTCTGCATGGAATTCGGCCTCCACGAGGAGCTCAGGATCTATGCTGGAGGGCTCGGGATACTCGCGGGCGACTACCTGAAGTCAGCGTGCGATCTCAGCCTTCCGGTAGTGGGGGTCGGAATACTCTGGCGGCAAGGGTACACAAAGCAAATGATAGGCGAGGACGGGAGGCCGTTTGACGCGTATCCCTGCTATTCCTACGAGTTCCTCAAGGACACGCGCAAGCGCGTGACGGTCAAGATACGCGGCCGTGACGTTGTCTGCAAGATCTGGCTCGTGGACAGGTACGGGAACGCGCCGCTGTACCTCCTCGACACGAACGTCCCCGAGAACGAGGACAGATGGATAACAGGCCAGCTCTACGGCTGGTTCGGCGAGGAGCGCGTCGCTCAAGAGATGGTCCTTGGAATAGGCGGGGTTAGGGCCCTCCGGGCTCTTGGCATAGACGTGGACGTGTACCACTTCAACGACGGACACCCCGTCTTCGCAGGTATCGAGCTCATCCGTGAGAAGATGTCCCGCGGGATGAGCTTCGACCAGGCGCTCGCCGCGACGCGGCGGGAGGTGGTCTTCACGACTCACACGCCCGTGAGGGAGGGCAACGAATCCCACGGGCACGAGCTCCTGCGCTACATGGGGGCTTACAACGGGCTATCAAAAGAGCAGATGGCGAGGATCGGGGGGGACCCCTTCAACATGACCGTGGCGGGGTTGCGGCTCTCGCGCATCTCAAACGCTGTAGCCGAGCTGCACTGCGAGACCGCTAACAGGATGTGGCAGGACGTCGCGGAGAGATCGCCCATCGTGGCTGTGACAAACGGGGTCCATCCCGGCACGTGGCAGGATGAGGCGGTCCGCGAGGCGTTCGAATCGGGCGGAGACCTGTGGGCGGTTCACCAACGCGCGAAGGCCGCGTTGCTGGAGGAGATCAAGGCGAGATCCGGCGTCTCCTTGAAGCAGGAGAACATCCTAGTGGGATTTGCGAGGCGTGCGGCGCCGTATAAGCGCAGCGACCTCATATTCCGGCGGCCGGAGGTGATCGACCCCTACCTCAGGAGCGGCAGGCTACAGCTTGTGTTCTCCGGTAAAGGTCACCCCCTTGATGACGTGGGCAAGGATATCGTCGCGAACCTCGTGCGCATGGCGAAGCGATACCCGGAGAGCGTGGTGTTCGTGCCGGACTACGACATGAAGGTGGGGCGCCTCCTCACCCGCGGGTGCGACGTGTGGCTCAACAACCCCGCGAGGCCGCTCGAGGCGAGCGGCACCTCCGGGATGAAGGCCGCCATGAACGGCGTCCTCAACCTGAGCGTCCTGGACGGGTGGTGGCCGGAGGCGTGCGACCACGGGCGCAACGGCTGGCAGTTCGGCGATGGATACGAAGGTCCTGGGCAGGATGACCATGACCTCGATGCCCTCTACAGGGTGCTGCTCGGGGAGGTCCTGCCGACGTACTATGAGAATCGGGCGAAGTGGGTTGAGATGATGAAGGCAAGCATAGCCTCTACAACCGAGAGGTTCTCCTCCCACCGAATGCTCGAGGAGTATTACGCACGACTCTACGTTCCGGTCGCCGCGTCGAAGCAGGTAGCGGCCTCTTCCGAGGGGCGGTGA
- a CDS encoding HAD-IC family P-type ATPase, protein MATQTLEAYFGPFQGLSDGEVEERLRKYGPNALPSRKGPSRLAIFLSQFTSPLVYVILGAGLVSLLLKEYNDFLIIMAVVIFDAVLGFVQEYQARQTYESLRKLVKPTATVVRAGERREVEVREIVPGDIVILTAGDRVPADGAVLESVKMSVNEAILTGESEPVFKAEEPGRNQVYMGTTVLSGRGIMEVTRTGKDTELGRIATSLSESEERETPLQVRLAAFSRTLTRLVIGVTVALFLIGVATGKPVLEMVRVAIILAIAAIPEGLLIAVTVILVIGMRRILKRNGLVKKLLAVETLGSVTTICTDKTGTLTKGVMSVTRTEFDMPERAVQALVLCNNLEDSLEVALWEFARENGIKDPEAFARQAERVDEEPFSSETKYMRVVSLVEGKRVVFVKGAPEVVAAMCDLSDARKEEIARVVESWADQGLKVLGIAVKEDDEEDEARETADAGCRGYAWAGLVGIEDPIRDEVVEAVKTCRDAGIKVKIVTGDYERTALHVARRLGLDVPPGGVVDGKALDAMSASDLASRVRDIVVFARISPHQKLRIVSALQDAGEVVAMVGDGVNDAPALKKSDIGVVVGGATDVAKETADLVLLDSNFKTIVAAVEEGRVVFDNIKKVVSYTLSNSFAEILLIFGAMIMRWAAPLVVAQILWIHLICDGPVDIVLGFEPAEKGIMREKPKPLSEPILGRLGIGLIAAISITAAVGCLAMFGHYWLVHHDLTLARTLSFATLAIISLVYVFAYRSMRRSIFHTGHLLANRPLLVSVAGGFALAIGAVAVPAVRRVLGVVPLSAGEWLMVFGLAIALLVIVEIGKFIALASGSATPAAERGD, encoded by the coding sequence ATGGCGACGCAGACTCTTGAGGCTTACTTCGGCCCGTTTCAGGGGCTTTCCGATGGCGAGGTGGAGGAGCGGCTTCGCAAGTACGGGCCGAATGCCTTGCCATCGCGTAAGGGCCCGTCGCGGCTCGCCATCTTTCTGTCGCAGTTCACGAGCCCACTCGTATACGTGATCCTTGGAGCTGGGCTCGTGTCCTTGCTGTTGAAGGAATACAACGACTTTCTGATCATCATGGCAGTGGTGATCTTTGATGCCGTGCTTGGGTTCGTTCAGGAATACCAGGCCAGGCAAACGTATGAAAGCCTCCGCAAGCTCGTAAAACCCACTGCAACCGTGGTGAGGGCGGGAGAGCGCCGAGAGGTGGAGGTCCGCGAGATCGTCCCAGGGGACATAGTCATCCTCACTGCGGGTGACAGGGTGCCTGCAGACGGCGCCGTGCTCGAGAGCGTGAAGATGTCTGTGAACGAGGCCATCCTGACCGGCGAAAGCGAGCCCGTCTTCAAGGCGGAGGAGCCGGGCCGAAACCAGGTGTACATGGGCACTACGGTGCTCTCGGGCCGGGGCATCATGGAGGTCACCCGCACGGGCAAGGACACAGAACTGGGTAGGATCGCCACGAGCCTTTCCGAGAGCGAGGAACGCGAGACTCCGCTGCAGGTCAGGCTGGCTGCATTCAGCCGCACGCTCACGCGGCTCGTCATCGGCGTCACCGTGGCGCTCTTCCTCATCGGCGTTGCCACGGGCAAACCTGTCTTGGAAATGGTGCGCGTGGCCATCATCCTGGCCATCGCAGCCATTCCCGAAGGGCTTCTCATCGCCGTGACGGTCATCCTCGTCATCGGCATGCGCCGGATTCTGAAGCGCAACGGCCTTGTGAAAAAGCTTCTTGCCGTTGAGACTCTCGGTTCGGTCACGACGATATGCACTGACAAGACGGGAACACTCACCAAGGGCGTGATGTCGGTTACTCGCACGGAGTTCGACATGCCTGAGCGTGCCGTGCAGGCCCTGGTATTGTGCAACAACCTAGAGGATTCGCTCGAGGTTGCTCTGTGGGAGTTCGCGCGCGAGAACGGCATCAAAGATCCGGAAGCCTTCGCAAGGCAGGCGGAGCGCGTCGACGAGGAGCCCTTCTCGAGCGAGACCAAGTACATGCGTGTGGTGAGCCTGGTCGAAGGGAAGCGCGTGGTCTTCGTGAAGGGGGCGCCAGAGGTCGTGGCGGCTATGTGCGACCTTTCGGACGCGCGCAAGGAGGAGATCGCCCGGGTGGTGGAGTCATGGGCCGACCAAGGTCTCAAGGTGCTCGGCATCGCCGTCAAGGAGGACGACGAGGAAGACGAGGCTCGGGAGACCGCGGACGCGGGATGCAGGGGATACGCCTGGGCCGGGCTCGTGGGTATCGAGGACCCGATCCGGGATGAGGTGGTGGAGGCCGTCAAGACTTGCCGCGATGCCGGCATCAAGGTCAAGATCGTTACCGGCGACTACGAGCGCACGGCCCTCCACGTCGCGAGGCGGCTGGGCCTGGACGTCCCTCCCGGCGGGGTCGTGGACGGGAAAGCCCTCGACGCCATGAGCGCGAGCGACCTCGCCTCGCGCGTGCGGGACATCGTGGTCTTCGCGCGCATATCGCCGCACCAAAAGCTCAGGATAGTGTCGGCTCTGCAGGACGCTGGCGAGGTCGTCGCCATGGTGGGTGACGGCGTGAACGATGCCCCGGCGTTGAAGAAGTCCGACATCGGAGTAGTCGTAGGCGGGGCGACCGACGTGGCGAAAGAGACGGCCGACCTGGTCCTGCTTGACAGCAACTTCAAGACCATCGTGGCCGCGGTCGAAGAGGGTCGCGTGGTGTTCGACAACATCAAGAAGGTCGTGTCGTATACGCTATCCAACTCGTTTGCGGAGATACTGCTCATCTTCGGCGCGATGATCATGCGATGGGCTGCGCCTCTCGTGGTTGCTCAGATCCTCTGGATACACCTGATCTGTGACGGCCCCGTGGATATAGTGCTCGGGTTCGAGCCCGCGGAGAAGGGCATCATGCGCGAGAAGCCCAAGCCGCTTTCCGAGCCGATCCTCGGCAGGCTCGGCATCGGTCTCATAGCCGCCATAAGCATAACAGCCGCGGTGGGGTGTCTCGCCATGTTCGGTCACTACTGGCTGGTCCATCACGACCTCACGCTCGCGCGCACCCTGTCCTTTGCGACGCTCGCGATCATATCGCTCGTGTACGTATTCGCGTACCGGAGCATGCGGAGGAGCATCTTCCACACAGGTCACCTTCTCGCAAACAGGCCGCTTCTCGTCTCGGTGGCCGGCGGCTTTGCGTTGGCCATCGGCGCGGTGGCCGTGCCGGCGGTGCGCAGGGTTCTTGGGGTCGTGCCGCTTTCAGCGGGGGAATGGCTCATGGTGTTCGGCCTGGCTATAGCGCTGCTCGTCATCGTGGAAATAGGGAAGTTCATCGCGCTCGCGTCCGGGAGCGCAACGCCCGCGGCCGAGCGCGGCGACTAA
- a CDS encoding TrmB family transcriptional regulator, translating into MDPLTALTSLGFTEYEAKTYLALLRSNPATGYQISKEAGIPRSMVYEALGRLVNRGAVLTLQQGDTTRYAPVPVNALLDNMRHKYEDAIDVAHETLAHYETLVPLDQAWNIEGRDAILSKARDMIGGAREELLLAASDRTLVDVMPQLQEAHERGVRVRVLVSGDAELGFGQVVRHPQAESVFQQLGQSIVVVADGAQALVGGTGAEDTAVWTGNRHLVFIARQYIWQEMFTQRASERLGRDLWAVLTPEERKAIFGE; encoded by the coding sequence GTGGACCCCCTCACGGCTCTAACATCCCTTGGGTTTACTGAATACGAGGCCAAAACCTACCTCGCCCTCCTGCGGTCGAACCCAGCGACCGGGTACCAGATCAGCAAAGAAGCAGGCATCCCGCGGTCGATGGTGTACGAGGCGCTGGGCAGGCTCGTCAACAGAGGCGCGGTGCTCACGCTGCAGCAGGGCGACACCACACGGTATGCACCCGTTCCCGTGAACGCCCTTCTGGACAACATGCGCCACAAGTACGAGGACGCCATCGACGTCGCGCACGAGACCCTCGCCCACTACGAGACGCTGGTCCCACTCGACCAGGCATGGAACATCGAGGGGCGAGACGCAATCCTGAGCAAGGCGAGGGACATGATAGGTGGTGCGAGGGAAGAGCTCCTGCTCGCAGCGAGCGACCGGACGCTCGTGGATGTGATGCCGCAGCTCCAGGAGGCGCACGAGAGGGGTGTGCGCGTCCGCGTGCTCGTTTCGGGCGATGCCGAGCTCGGGTTCGGACAGGTCGTCAGGCACCCACAGGCGGAGAGCGTTTTCCAGCAACTAGGCCAGAGCATAGTGGTTGTGGCCGATGGCGCCCAGGCCCTGGTCGGCGGCACGGGTGCGGAGGATACGGCGGTCTGGACAGGCAATAGGCACCTGGTGTTCATCGCGAGGCAGTACATCTGGCAGGAGATGTTCACGCAGCGTGCATCAGAGAGGCTCGGCAGGGACCTTTGGGCTGTGTTGACCCCAGAGGAGCGCAAGGCGATCTTCGGTGAGTGA